One Caldanaerobius fijiensis DSM 17918 DNA window includes the following coding sequences:
- a CDS encoding zinc-dependent alcohol dehydrogenase, with amino-acid sequence MIQAVMTSPGKIEFREIPVPEIGDNEVLIKIMRIGICGSDIHVYHGTHPYTGYPVVQGHEVSGQIVKLGSNVTGLKVGDAVTVQPQVYCGRCYPCTHGRYNICEELKVMGFQTTGMASEYFAVDSKKVLRLPDGISYDEGAMVEPLAVAVHALRRSSDINGKKVLVLGAGPIGNLVAQSAKGMGAEKVMITDLSDYRLGIAEKCGIDFCVNPDKKDLREALIENFGPDRADLILECVGVNSTIEQAINCARKGTDIIVVGVFGQKVNVDMGLVQDRELRLIGTLMYMEEDYIKAIEMIQQKKVSLKPLITNHFPFKEYLKAYEYIEKQRDHAMKVMIDVHE; translated from the coding sequence ATGATTCAGGCGGTTATGACGTCCCCAGGTAAAATAGAATTTCGGGAAATTCCTGTTCCAGAAATTGGGGACAATGAAGTGTTGATAAAGATAATGAGGATAGGCATATGCGGCTCGGATATCCATGTCTACCATGGCACGCATCCCTATACAGGTTATCCTGTAGTCCAGGGTCATGAGGTATCTGGCCAGATAGTGAAACTGGGTTCTAATGTAACGGGTTTAAAAGTAGGAGATGCGGTTACAGTACAGCCTCAGGTCTATTGCGGCAGGTGTTATCCTTGCACCCATGGAAGGTATAACATATGCGAAGAGCTCAAGGTGATGGGTTTTCAGACCACTGGAATGGCCTCTGAATATTTTGCTGTGGATTCTAAAAAAGTTTTAAGGCTTCCTGATGGCATCAGCTACGATGAAGGAGCAATGGTAGAACCTTTGGCCGTAGCTGTCCACGCTTTGAGGAGGAGCAGCGATATCAATGGCAAGAAAGTTCTGGTATTAGGTGCAGGACCTATAGGGAACCTGGTTGCTCAGTCGGCTAAGGGGATGGGAGCAGAAAAAGTCATGATAACGGATCTGAGCGATTATCGCCTGGGTATCGCTGAGAAGTGTGGCATAGACTTTTGCGTAAACCCCGACAAAAAGGATCTTAGGGAGGCATTGATAGAAAACTTTGGTCCGGACAGAGCTGATCTGATCTTAGAATGCGTGGGAGTAAATTCTACTATAGAGCAGGCGATAAATTGTGCCCGTAAAGGGACAGACATCATTGTGGTGGGAGTGTTTGGCCAGAAAGTCAACGTGGATATGGGCCTGGTGCAGGATAGAGAATTAAGGCTGATAGGGACATTGATGTACATGGAAGAAGATTATATAAAAGCCATTGAAATGATCCAGCAGAAAAAAGTAAGCCTCAAACCCCTTATCACAAACCACTTTCCCTTTAAAGAATATCTGAAAGCTTATGAGTATATAGAAAAACAAAGGGATCACGCCATGAAGGTTATGATAGACGTTCACGAATAA
- a CDS encoding PPC domain-containing DNA-binding protein, producing the protein MEYFSVPKIGRAFVLRLDQGDYVLESINDLIKKEGIRDAVVVSAIGTLDRCILHMVTTTGYPPVEHFERWEDKPLELSSIDGVIADGKPHLHAVVADREKAYSGHLEEGCRVLYLAEIVIVELVGANLSRIYDKNNILKLKLISNNGH; encoded by the coding sequence TTGGAGTATTTTTCCGTACCTAAAATCGGTAGAGCGTTTGTTTTAAGGCTGGATCAGGGAGATTATGTTTTAGAAAGTATAAATGACTTGATAAAAAAAGAGGGCATCAGGGATGCGGTGGTAGTATCGGCCATTGGCACATTAGATCGTTGTATCTTGCATATGGTCACCACCACAGGCTATCCGCCTGTGGAGCATTTTGAGAGGTGGGAGGACAAACCGCTGGAGCTTTCATCAATAGATGGGGTCATAGCGGATGGCAAACCCCATTTGCACGCTGTGGTGGCAGACAGAGAAAAGGCTTATTCCGGCCATTTGGAAGAAGGTTGTAGGGTATTATATCTGGCGGAGATAGTGATTGTAGAGCTGGTAGGTGCAAATTTATCGAGGATTTATGACAAAAACAACATACTAAAATTAAAATTAATTTCAAACAATGGTCATTAA